A region of the Cannabis sativa cultivar Pink pepper isolate KNU-18-1 chromosome 3, ASM2916894v1, whole genome shotgun sequence genome:
TTCAGAGGAGGCCGGGACACCTATATCCCCACCTATCTTGCGAATCTCATATAAATCCAGCTTGCCAAAATGTTTTAGATCATTCATTAAATCCTCTTAAGCTTTGAAGAATTGAGATAAAGCTTGTTCTTCATTAAGGTGAGATTTCTTCTCACATTCAACCATAGGATCGGAAGAGTTAAGCCCACTTTGTGCACCCATTACCTTATCCATGTGCGCCGGCCCACTAGAATTGGGTAAAGAAGTCATTATCGGGTTCCCCATAGGCCCATCATTAGGCTTTTGTAATTCCCCCAGCACCGGCCCACCACTAGGAAAATGAGAACAATCAGTTATTGGCCCATTTAATTGATTATTGTCACCTAGAGGCCCACCTTCCACACAGTCCACTTCCTTTTCATTTAAAACCACCATCGGCCCAATAGGAGAAGGCCCATCATCCAAAGAAGACAAAGCAACGGCCCTATtattcaaaattgcatttttattaattttaaattccccACTCTCCACGCCTTCCTTCAAATTAGTTAAGACCAGACTTGCTTTCCCATTTCTCAGACCTTCAGTATTTCCTCCATTaccaaaaacagaaaaaaatttATCACAGCTCACATCCGAATGCTTAGGATGCCACACCAGTCGATGAGCCTTCCCAGGTACGACTGCAGCACGAGAAGTCATTCTCAAAGGGTTTCTCGAACGTCAAACCAAAGCAGTGTTCCCCTTTGACCCGCCATCAATCACAGCCGGAGAAGCCATCGACGATCTGAACGCATCGCCATTTTTGCCCGTTATCACCAACGAAGAAGAACTCGATCCACCATAGACCGGACCAGAGAAAACGTCATGGTAAGCCGAGGACGTGGAGAGCCACGGTCCGAACATTGGAAAAGGAATGCCATCACCTTTCGCCACCGTCACCGGCGACGACAGAGAACATCCTCGGCGTTGATGGTCCAGCCAGCCGCAGTTGTAGCAGAAAATGCCAATCTTTTCATACTTCATTTGTAACCACTGTTTGACGCCACTGTTCAGGTCAAAAAAACACTTTGAGACCAGGGGTTTGTTAATGTCGACTTCAACCAAAAACTTAAAGAAAGTGGACCAAGAAGCTGGTTTATCCTCCTCCATTTCTAACTTAAGCACTTTCCCAACCAGCCCCCCAAGAAGCAGCCCATTGTCATTTGAGTAAAACTCATGGGGAAGATTATGaacttgaacccaaactcgaagagAGTTAAACAAAATCAGCCCATCCACTCTCGGAGACCAATCTTGCAAAGCTAATGTATATCCACGGATGCACCAGGGGCCGTTAGAAATAGCCCAGTTCCTATCGTCTGTGTTATCAAAACCAAACTTGAACACATTGGAAGTCTTCAAATCATCTACCATAGCAAAAATACTAACCGGCCTTTTCCAAGTCTTTGCCACAAAGTCAAGCACAGTGGGGATATCCATAGACATGGGAGCAATCACTTTCCCATACAACGAGGACGCAGCCAAAGCCAGAACCGAGGAGGGACACAGAGAGAGTTTGACAGAAGTTTCAAGGCAAGAAAAGTTCTTACCCTTGAGAGGAGAACTAGCGACAGTTAATGACTCCATAAATGATCAGCAAACAGTGGAATAACGAACCAAGAAACAAAGCAATAAATGAACCTCAACAGAGACAAAAGGGGCACCCACCAACCCAAATCTTACCTAACACTTAACAGAAATTAACAAACTCCCATAACCGAAAAACAAAGGAAACTCAAAACTAACACTCAAACCCcaaaaacacagcagccaaTGGACAAAACTAACGAGCCTAAAGAAAAGACAAACCCAAAAGGCAAAGAACCTAAACACAGGAAAGAAGAAGGATGAGGGAAGACAAGATGGAAAGACTAAGAAAACAGGGTGACTCAAGGAGAAGACTCAGGGTGACACGAAGGAAGGTTGACTCTAGAGAGAAAGTAGAAGACCATCTCTCTTTCCCTCTACAGTTCAAATTATCTAGTTACTTAATATATAAGTACAAAGTTGCCAAAATATATGTAATTGGTTACCTAATATAGAACCTATTTGGTTACCCAAAATATAAATACTTAGATACCTAAAACATAAGTAAATGGTTAACTAAAATGAGGTAATTAGTTACTCAAAATAGCAATTTATTAGCAAAAATATAAGACACATAATTGGTTACCAATGGTAATATACTATTTTGTGTGTCGAGAATACCACACAAAAAAAATACTCACTTTACTTTAAAGAATCTCACAAAAAATTGATGTAATGTAATTTGTAACCTAACTAAATacttttattaagaaaaatcaTAAAAAGGATTGGGAGTGttttacaaatacacaaaaacaataataaattacaaaaatacagttgtacggaattttaaataattttataatttatataattatatctacggaaaatataattttttttatgttgtactcttattaatttgctgtctattttttgttataggtatattattttttgttgttgtttatatgttattttgttgttacttttatgtaacttttttattgtttttcgtattatttctataaaaaaaatgtaaaaatatttaaaaaatatttaaatgtaaaaaatataattattttatcaataattgtgttttatgtaattatcttaaaagaatttatatatatgacttATTACCCACAAAATTATAGTGGGTAGATATCAAGATCTAGAAAATCATGAAAATTCAAAATAGATAGTTACTTAATGCAagtacaaaaagaaaaaaaacagttaaaaaaaatttgactcattcaattaaattaaaaagagaaaaatagatTTTCCTACATACATTAGAGAAAGCTAtgggaaaaataaattaattcataaaaatatatacaccaAATTTTACTTTTGAATTCAAGTGTGAGAAGAAATATCACTTtagttgtttaaaaaaatataaaataacacaTCTCAATATAATGTCGTCAATGATTATTCATCTACTTTATTATGCtgaacaaattatatatatacatctattctatataaaatgagtctatataacagaatttttaatttacgagaaattattgggtgatttttttttttaacacttttaaaaaatttcaaatcaaACCTTTCTATTCTCACAAAAACGATTCAGTTTGTTAATCGCTATTAAGtaataacttatttatttttttataaaaagaaataaattctCAATCAATTTGAAAACCTTATCAAGCGAATAAATCTCATTTGAAAGACTAAATAATCAGTTTAGCGATTGACGTTAGTaagctaataaaataaaattaaatatataattaatattaaatagttTACGATTTGTAaactaatatataaatataaataaataataataaatatatattaactcCCTTCTTGAACCATCAATTATCATTGATTGTCGAATGCAccaagtctctctctctctctctcctctctcttTGAAAACCCATCCCCGTAAGCCATCCTCGCCACTTTCATTCCGTACAATGACAAGAAACCAAAATCCCGTAGCCATTGATGACCCCTCAGTCTCCAAGTATAACTTCCCATTTGGGCTGTCGGAGTAATTTGGCCATATGGATGAGTCGATTGAAGATGGAAGATCTGCGATCGGTAGTAGAGTCAATTTGGGCATTTGGAAGCTTTGTAAAAAAATTCCATGTAGAATCTCTTCTCCATATATGATTGAGAAGTATGGTTAGTAAGAAATCTTCGTTGATGTTTTTTAATCGAATTGGGTTTTTCTCTGCTCTTTATTTATATGACTATATTCAATACCCCTAATGCATCACTAATTTTCAAGAACAAAATGTTACTCAATTCATTAGATTTGGAATTTGCACTGCTCACTTTGAAGTTTTATGTATATTCACTCATTGGAAAACAAGTACTGTACTTAGggttttaagtttttaatttgcTAATGAGATTGGAAAACAGGAAACTCTTCTTTTTGTTTGGATAGAAATAATTGATGCAGAAGTCATTGATACCTTGTTTTGTTTTGACATATAGGACCAAGACTAGAAATCCACATCATCACTCTTCCTTTGTCTCTTATTATGTCTCTTTATTAGTATTACTTTCCTGAGGCTTTTGTGACCAAACTTCTCTTCTGTTCAATCAATTTTTGTCTTTTCAATAGAAACCTTCAAATATCAAAAGAATACTATATTATTAGTCAAACTCATACGGTTGGTTAGTAGCACTATTAATCTGCATCTTTCCAATTGTTTAATTTTCCTTTCAAACAAAAGTAATTAACTCCTTATTATTGGTTTCATTAATAATTTTACAAGTCATTAACTTTTCACACTATAAAAATAAAGCACACTCATCATCAAGTTTCTACTTCCCCTATTTCTCTACCACATCATTGTTTTAAAATAGTGGctttttgtttaaacaaacttAGTTTTTTTATAAGATTTAAGTTTTGCAATGATTAAATAAGTCTAGGCCAAATATTAGATTACCCCAACAAATTTTTCACTTATATATAGTTTTATCAAGAGCAAAAACAACATTTATTGTTAGAGTTTTTATTTCACCAGTCACTACTGCACTACAAGATAAGAACTCCACAAAGAATAAAGTGTACACTAATATATTGTATCtggtatttacttttaattgtcaaaaattataaattatagtatttagatacacataataataatctcacctaataattaactatattttttctttaatttttaattgtatcacttttaagTAACGTAGAAAAAACTTagcataaaattaatatgcgtGCCTCACACGtaactttttgctagtatatatatctattctatataaagtgtgccaatataactaaaattcttggtttatgaaaaatttatgggtgactttttatttttatttaataaaataataaaatattatttatatataataaaataataataaaaccaatctcattaatatttgaactgatatttattAAGATTCTGatgtttattttctttaatcttATACTTTTAACTGAATTTAAATgtctcaagtatatatattatataatgacATATATTTTACTCTCACTGATTAATCTTTTATTGTTCCCCATAAATATAATAGTGTgcattcttttttattattattataaattgttGTCGTTACATATTGAATTTGTATTTGACTTGACTAATCTCAATGATAGTGTGGTAGTGGCTTTCTTGCAACAATGTACTTGAGGTCGATAGACGATCAATGTGTGAGTAAAGAGCGAGTACAAATAGTATAGgtattctttcttttctctttatcTCTTCATCTCCTATCTCTTTgaattatatttgtatttataatttttattaatttattgcaAATTTCAGTGATGATAACATTGGGTTCGAGATGCTTGAGGTTGTATTTTGTTGAAAATACaataaagaataagaaaaattgTTACAGATGTtataaagaatatatatattatataatgacATATATCACTGATTAATCTTTTATTGTTTCCCATAAATATAATAGTGTgcattcttttttattattattataaattgttGTCGTTACATATTGAATTTGTATTTGACTTGACTAATCTCAATGATAGTGTGGTAGTGGCTTTCTTGCAGCAATGTACTTGAGGTCGATAGACGATCAATGTGTGAGTAAAGAGCGAGTACAAATAGTATAAgtattctttcttttctctttatcTCTTCATCTCCTATCTCTTTgaattatatttgtatttataatttttattaatttattgcaAATTTCAGTGATGATAACAATGGGTTCGAGATGCTTGAGGTTGTATTTTGTTGAAAATACAATAGAGAATAAGAAAAATTGTTACAAATGTTATAAAGAAGACATTTATTTAgtgaatcaattataatttgtgtgaaaatctcaaattttgagttatatatatactttcttTCCATGTATAGTTATTCTTCATAAATCTAATCCTTATATTTATAATGATTATATTTAGTACTAGTCATGAAATCTCCATTCTCCCTAAGCAATACATAGTTTATTGGTTTCTATAATTTTgtgctaattttattttatattttttatgtgccAATTATAAAgtggtaatatatatatatatatctcatatTTTCTTAAGGTAGAGTTTATATTCAATTTCATATATTGGCTAATTGTTGGTACTATCTGGTTCTATTTTTTCGTAATTTTTTGTCttattaaactaattattatactttaAGTTACTCATTGAGTAAGGTAAAATAATTACCTTAACCTCTGAAATTTATACTTAGTTATGAAGATTTTGACAACAAAGCTCAATACAATTTAAGTAAAATCTTATTTTCAAGTTTAGCaacaaaattcaaaatgaagaatattaaaaaattaaaacaataatatcTTATTTTGAATTGATTATTCTAGGTTCATAGCAACTGGTTGCGCTGATGGAAAAGTtcaaaatgaattttatttaagatattttttgaaacaataataatcaattcttagttttcaaattaaaacaataattcaattaaaaaattatggttataaaaaatcaaattaaatttaaatgtaaactatacttaagatatttttcaaaaaatatataacttttattttttctcaaattatcttaaaaattattttagaatatgtatatattttcacattatatatgtatgactaagtttttaaattaattaatatagcatattattattaataaattaactacGTTAAATAATAGGTATGGTTATATATGTAGAATATTATTAAAACAATTATTCTatagattttaaaataaatatcactaataattattataatctataaaattgattgttatatctattttctatataaagtgtgcctatatatatatttgagaatagctgaaaaaattatatgaacaatataaacaaaaaatacagtaataaaaaataataataaataataagaaataacaGAATAACTATTTAATagtaaaatttgtaaaatacatgtgaaaaataaaagtacttaatttttctgaatcaaaaaagttgaaataataaactaattttaaaaaataataaaattacaaattaattcTTAAAATCATAGAAACTCTAACTACTATTAAAAATGTGATGTAATTATGTTTCCCTTATAAATTTGTGAGAAAATAAttccatattattatatttttaaaataaaaagccataaaattataggaaattattctatatattattttttttttaattttttcttcaaatttataGTTTATGTTGCTCTAGTGGTTTCTCTGGTAGTTtttatgtgggttgctatatGGATTTTAGTTACGATTGAGGTTGCTCCGTTAGTTTCTATAAGGGtttttatgtagaattccgtaaaaatgcaaaaaaaaaaaaaaaaaaaaaactattttaaagtgtaaaaataaaaaattcttaaaaatttatttaaaaatgcaTAAagttagggaaatttacatagtatactaacttttaccatattttttacaaaaatactgccaggtggtatattttacttttttacagtatttttttataagtttcatactgcaatatactgtgttaagttttcactagtATTCTACtgatgttttttagttgttctactgttgttttgagttgttctgttttgtgttctactagtgttttataaaaacacagtatttttgaaaacttttttgtgtgacagtatttttgtgaaaattaattcaattttcagtatttttataagtttcccCAAAGTTATGAGAAAGCATGTAATTTCCACTGAAATTACAATATATGGGCCACTTTGTAAAGGCTAATTTCTCATAGCACATTTCTCACTTCCTACCCAATGGGCCAAGAAGCCCGGCCCATATTGCGTGCCTTTTTCTTCTCCAAATTGCCAGAATGAATCTTCACGCCTTTTACCTTAGCCTCTctgtttctttctctctctctctctctctctctcctctctctGTATGTACTTATACTAATTACCATCCaccttcttatttttattttttcataggAAGAGAGAAAAGGGttcctatatatatactttaaagATTAACCAACAAGAGTTTCAGCTTCTTCTGTAGAAATATCAATTTGGATAAGATAGGTCATTCTTCTTATCCTGATTCATATTCCATCAAATATATTCTAATTAGGCAAACCAAGCAACCTCATGACTTCAATCACAAGGGTTAGTCTTAATTCAGTTTCTATTTTGCTATTTTCTTTCTggggttttgttttgttttgtgtgttTCGAGTTTTTTCTATAAAGAATTTGTTTCTTCTTGTTacatagaagaagaagaagaagatatggCAGAGGTTTTGAGGATTgggttttctttgtttttttaatatatggaAAATTTAGTCGCTTTTGGCTTGAATTTTTGTTTTGGGTAAGCTTGTGTTTGGTTGCTAAGAAAAAATTGATAGAATTTTAAGATATTTGTTAGTATTTCAGGTGGTTGAAACAATAATGTTGGTAATTCCTGGCACATTTTGGTTACGTTTCCAAAGTGtatttgtgtgtatatatattcaaGCATAGGTGATGCCGTGTTGTTAGAGCTACTTGTTGGGTTTTTGGTATGTTCATGTTTTTCTTACAATTCAACTGGAGAATTGTTCGTGTAAAATAAGAAATGaggttttttttccttttttcttttggcTTTATTGATTAAA
Encoded here:
- the LOC133036113 gene encoding uncharacterized protein LOC133036113; this translates as MESLTVASSPLKGKNFSCLETSVKLSLCPSSVLALAASSLYGKVIAPMSMDIPTVLDFVAKTWKRPVSIFAMVDDLKTSNVFKFGFDNTDDRNWAISNGPWCIRGYTLALQDWSPRVDGLILFNSLRVWVQVHNLPHEFYSNDNGLLLGGLVGKVLKLEMEEDKPASWSTFFKFLVEVDINKPLVSKCFFDLNSGVKQWLQMKYEKIGIFCYNCGWLDHQRRGCSLSSPVTVAKGDGIPFPMFGPWLSTSSAYHDVFSGPVYGGSSSSSLVITGKNGDAFRSSMASPAVIDGGSKGNTALV